Proteins found in one Paenibacillus dendritiformis genomic segment:
- a CDS encoding demethylmenaquinone methyltransferase: METHSPKTGESKEKYVHDVFENIAHKYDIMNDIMSFRRHKAWRNYTMRRMNVQPGETALDLCCGTCDWTIQLAQASRTGEMIGLDFSPKMLSVGQRKIEKLGLQDQIRLIEGNAMDLPFPDDSFDYVTIGFGLRNVPDYDQVIREMRRVVKPGGRVVCLELSKPTWQPFKGLYYFYFERLLPMLGKWIAKRYEQYKWLPESLASFPGRQELADMFRAAGLEQVEAKPLTGGIAALHIGTKGNGHV, from the coding sequence ATGGAGACACACTCGCCAAAGACGGGGGAGTCCAAAGAAAAATATGTGCATGATGTGTTCGAGAACATTGCTCATAAATACGATATCATGAACGATATTATGAGCTTCCGGCGTCATAAAGCGTGGCGGAATTATACGATGCGCCGGATGAATGTTCAGCCCGGAGAGACCGCGCTCGACTTGTGCTGCGGGACTTGCGACTGGACCATCCAGCTGGCGCAGGCGAGCCGCACGGGAGAGATGATCGGTCTGGACTTCAGTCCGAAGATGCTGTCCGTCGGGCAGCGCAAGATCGAAAAATTGGGCTTGCAGGATCAGATCCGGCTTATCGAAGGCAATGCGATGGATCTCCCGTTCCCGGATGACAGCTTCGATTATGTGACGATCGGCTTCGGGCTCCGTAATGTTCCCGACTATGATCAGGTGATTCGGGAGATGCGGAGAGTGGTCAAGCCCGGAGGAAGGGTCGTCTGCCTGGAGCTGAGCAAGCCGACCTGGCAGCCTTTCAAGGGGCTGTACTATTTTTATTTCGAACGGCTGCTTCCGATGCTGGGGAAATGGATTGCCAAGCGTTACGAGCAGTACAAATGGCTGCCGGAATCATTGGCTTCGTTCCCGGGCCGCCAGGAACTGGCCGACATGTTCCGCGCCGCCGGCCTGGAGCAGGTGGAGGCGAAGCCGCTGACGGGAGGAATTGCCGCGCTGCACATCGGCACGAAGGGGAATGGACATGTTTAA
- a CDS encoding UbiA-like polyprenyltransferase, whose product MFKKVRIFLEMIKIEHTLFALPFAFMGAILGAMVMDNRFPTLAEWGWILMAMVGARSAAMALNRLIDAAIDAKNPRTANRAIPAGLLKAGEVILFTAVSFGLLFWAAANLQPLAVYLLPIAVFMLVFYSFTKRFTWLCHFILGLTIALAPLGGWVAVTNEINWTSIIFYLTVACWTTGFDVIYACQDYEFDRKEGLKSIPARFGIAKALWIARGFHIVTAIGFLLLLFVTQLSWWYIIGTIIASALLIYEHMLVKPHDLSRTNTAFFTLNGILSIVVFAFTLLDLVVLSP is encoded by the coding sequence ATGTTTAAAAAAGTGCGTATTTTCCTGGAAATGATTAAAATCGAACATACGTTATTCGCGCTTCCGTTTGCGTTCATGGGCGCCATCCTTGGCGCCATGGTCATGGATAACCGCTTCCCTACACTAGCCGAATGGGGATGGATTCTGATGGCCATGGTCGGAGCGCGCAGCGCGGCGATGGCCTTGAACCGGCTCATCGATGCCGCCATCGACGCCAAAAACCCGCGCACGGCCAACCGCGCCATTCCGGCCGGCCTGCTCAAGGCAGGAGAAGTGATATTATTCACGGCCGTATCGTTCGGACTGCTGTTCTGGGCAGCCGCCAATTTGCAGCCGCTGGCTGTTTATTTATTGCCGATTGCCGTCTTTATGCTTGTCTTTTATTCATTCACGAAGCGATTTACGTGGCTGTGCCACTTTATTCTCGGCTTGACGATCGCGCTGGCTCCGCTTGGGGGCTGGGTTGCGGTCACGAATGAGATTAACTGGACTTCTATTATTTTTTATTTGACGGTGGCTTGCTGGACGACGGGCTTTGATGTCATCTATGCATGCCAGGATTACGAATTCGATCGCAAGGAAGGCTTGAAATCGATTCCCGCCCGGTTCGGCATTGCGAAGGCATTGTGGATAGCGCGCGGGTTTCACATTGTGACCGCGATCGGCTTCCTGCTCCTGCTGTTCGTCACGCAATTGAGCTGGTGGTATATTATCGGGACGATCATCGCTTCCGCCTTGCTCATTTATGAGCATATGCTGGTCAAGCCGCATGATCTGAGCCGGACGAACACCGCATTCTTCACGCTGAACGGCATTTTGAGCATTGTCGTATTCGCCTTCACTTTGCTGGATTTGGTGGTGTTGAGCCCATGA
- the aroC gene encoding chorismate synthase yields the protein MSLRYLTAGETHGPQLTAIVEGMPSNLAIDFEQLNFQLQRRQKGYGRGRRMQIETDTAAIVGGVRHGYTTGAPIALVVENNDWKHWRNIMNVEPIEGSDEEKRRVHRPRPGHADLNGGLKYQLTDLRNVLERSSARETAARVAVGAVARQLLAAFGIKIGGQVIRIGEIEAPPHSLPLDEMIERTEQSSVRVVDSATEQAMEAYIDQIKAEGDSIGGVVECIVEGVPVGLGSHVQYDRKLDGRIAQAVMSINAFKGVEIGIGFEAGRLRGSQVHDEILYDEEKGYTRASNRLGGFEGGMTNGMPIVVRGVMKPIPTLYKPLRSVDIDTKEAFTAQVERSDACAVPAASVVLEHVVAWEVAKAFLEKFGGDSMEEIRANYEQYLQQVARY from the coding sequence GTGAGTCTACGTTATTTGACAGCAGGAGAGACCCACGGACCGCAATTGACCGCCATCGTTGAAGGGATGCCCAGCAACCTGGCGATTGACTTTGAACAGTTGAACTTTCAGCTTCAACGCCGGCAGAAAGGGTATGGCCGCGGACGGCGGATGCAAATCGAGACGGATACGGCCGCAATCGTCGGCGGGGTGCGTCATGGTTATACGACCGGAGCTCCTATCGCGTTGGTAGTCGAGAATAATGACTGGAAGCATTGGCGGAATATTATGAATGTGGAGCCGATCGAAGGCTCGGACGAAGAAAAGCGCCGGGTCCATCGTCCCCGTCCGGGACATGCCGATCTGAACGGCGGCCTGAAATATCAGTTGACCGATCTGCGCAACGTGCTGGAGCGCTCCAGCGCGCGCGAGACCGCGGCCCGCGTCGCGGTAGGCGCCGTGGCCCGCCAGCTGCTGGCAGCGTTCGGCATCAAGATCGGCGGACAAGTTATTCGCATCGGGGAGATCGAGGCGCCGCCGCATTCTCTGCCGCTGGATGAAATGATTGAACGGACCGAGCAGTCTTCGGTTCGGGTCGTCGATTCCGCGACGGAGCAGGCGATGGAGGCCTATATCGATCAGATTAAGGCAGAGGGCGACTCGATCGGCGGCGTCGTGGAGTGCATCGTCGAAGGCGTTCCTGTCGGATTAGGAAGCCATGTGCAATATGATCGGAAGCTGGATGGGCGCATCGCGCAGGCGGTCATGTCCATCAACGCGTTCAAAGGCGTCGAGATCGGCATCGGCTTCGAAGCCGGGCGACTGCGCGGATCGCAGGTGCATGACGAGATCCTCTATGACGAAGAGAAAGGCTATACGCGCGCTTCCAACCGGCTCGGCGGCTTCGAGGGCGGCATGACGAACGGGATGCCGATCGTCGTTCGCGGCGTGATGAAGCCGATTCCGACCTTGTATAAGCCGCTGCGCAGCGTAGATATCGATACGAAGGAAGCCTTCACGGCCCAAGTGGAGCGTTCCGATGCCTGTGCCGTGCCTGCGGCCAGCGTCGTATTGGAGCATGTCGTCGCTTGGGAGGTCGCCAAGGCGTTCCTGGAGAAATTCGGCGGCGATTCGATGGAGGAGATTCGCGCCAACTACGAGCAATACTTGCAGCAAGTGGCCCGGTACTAG
- the aroB gene encoding 3-dehydroquinate synthase — protein sequence MENKEAMQAVELRVDLGERSYPIWIGSGLLDRLGDASRQAAIPAGSPVLIITDEHVGRRYLKRAEQALHAAGYRTASLTVPPGEHSKSLAVFEDCVRAGLEAGCDRMSTVVALGGGVVGDLAGFVAASYMRGVRFIQVPTTILAHDSSVGGKVAVNHPLAKNIIGAFHQPEFVLYDTATLQSLPDRDVRSGLAEMVKHGLIWDAGFVDWCEANAGKLLAKDEEALAYGLAQGCAVKTAVVSQDERENGLRAILNLGHTIGHALEAVAGYGELLHGEAIAIGMVGSARLAERMGAAADVAARTEALMRQFGLPVSIPAGYSTEAILDAMMHDKKFKEGRTVFVLPTAIGKVEIRRDVPVELVRNIIEELKGETT from the coding sequence ATGGAGAACAAGGAAGCGATGCAAGCCGTAGAGCTGAGAGTCGATCTTGGCGAACGCTCTTATCCTATCTGGATCGGGAGCGGACTGCTGGACCGGCTTGGCGACGCGAGCCGGCAAGCGGCCATCCCTGCGGGAAGCCCGGTGCTCATCATTACCGATGAGCATGTCGGCCGCCGTTATCTAAAGCGCGCCGAGCAAGCGCTGCACGCGGCCGGTTACCGTACCGCTTCGCTTACCGTGCCGCCAGGAGAGCATTCGAAGTCGCTGGCCGTATTCGAGGACTGCGTCCGTGCCGGGCTGGAGGCAGGCTGTGACCGCATGTCGACGGTCGTCGCGCTGGGCGGCGGCGTCGTCGGCGATCTGGCCGGCTTCGTAGCGGCCTCATATATGCGCGGCGTCCGGTTCATTCAGGTGCCGACCACGATTCTGGCGCATGATAGCAGTGTGGGCGGCAAGGTTGCGGTGAATCATCCGCTGGCCAAAAACATCATCGGCGCCTTCCATCAACCGGAGTTCGTGCTCTATGATACGGCCACCCTGCAATCGCTGCCTGATCGGGATGTTCGTTCCGGTCTCGCGGAGATGGTGAAGCACGGCTTGATCTGGGACGCCGGCTTCGTCGATTGGTGCGAGGCGAATGCCGGGAAGCTGCTGGCCAAGGATGAGGAAGCATTGGCCTATGGCTTGGCGCAAGGCTGCGCCGTCAAGACCGCCGTCGTATCCCAGGACGAGCGCGAGAACGGATTGCGGGCGATTCTGAATCTGGGCCATACGATCGGCCATGCCCTGGAGGCGGTTGCCGGCTATGGCGAGCTGCTGCATGGCGAAGCGATCGCGATCGGAATGGTCGGCTCGGCCCGTCTGGCGGAGCGGATGGGGGCGGCAGCCGATGTTGCAGCGCGGACGGAAGCGTTGATGCGCCAATTCGGGCTGCCGGTATCGATTCCGGCCGGCTATTCGACAGAGGCGATTCTGGATGCGATGATGCATGACAAGAAGTTCAAGGAGGGCCGGACGGTATTCGTGCTCCCGACAGCAATCGGCAAGGTGGAGATCCGGCGCGATGTGCCGGTCGAACTGGTGCGGAACATCATCGAAGAGTTGAAAGGGGAGACGACATAA
- a CDS encoding heptaprenyl diphosphate synthase component 1, producing the protein MEVNHISQLAKRYVEHDMIQAYTDLPAFPHTRVELMFAFLNRSKKGAEHSELIALVTSLVQVGLDTHDMIEMATKDESDRNLRSRQLKVLAGDYFSSRFYHLLAHAGQIDAIRALSQAVCAVNQLKVATIEKMKLWAMTAEEYLRACVSLRKTLFQSFNHRMAAQDVSLWEQLLDQVAELEVMKQEQERSEQFQRFEGSWSYWHVWQQGTEEERRKMKQRAYDTAFWSAMMAKYEVRQQLAHQIRLIQDKLQTITSAMSLDAGTTGRIVQLLSPLVLTSSPTNAAAQRS; encoded by the coding sequence ATGGAAGTAAACCACATTTCGCAATTGGCAAAACGGTACGTAGAACATGACATGATACAGGCGTACACTGACCTGCCTGCGTTCCCACACACGCGGGTGGAGCTGATGTTCGCCTTTTTAAACCGCAGCAAGAAGGGTGCGGAGCACAGCGAGCTGATTGCGCTGGTGACTTCGCTCGTGCAAGTGGGCCTGGACACCCACGACATGATTGAGATGGCGACCAAGGATGAGAGCGATCGCAATCTGCGTTCCCGGCAGCTTAAGGTGCTGGCGGGAGATTATTTCAGCAGCCGCTTCTATCATCTGCTCGCGCATGCGGGACAGATCGATGCCATCCGGGCGCTAAGCCAGGCGGTCTGCGCCGTCAATCAGCTCAAGGTGGCCACGATCGAGAAGATGAAGCTGTGGGCGATGACGGCGGAGGAATATTTGCGTGCGTGCGTATCTCTGCGCAAGACGCTGTTCCAGTCGTTCAACCATCGTATGGCTGCCCAGGACGTAAGCTTATGGGAGCAGCTGCTCGACCAGGTCGCCGAGCTGGAAGTGATGAAGCAGGAGCAGGAACGCTCCGAGCAGTTCCAGCGCTTCGAAGGCAGCTGGTCTTATTGGCATGTGTGGCAGCAAGGCACGGAAGAAGAGAGAAGGAAGATGAAGCAGCGCGCCTACGACACCGCGTTCTGGAGCGCGATGATGGCGAAGTATGAAGTGAGGCAGCAGCTGGCGCACCAGATTCGGCTCATTCAGGACAAGCTTCAGACCATTACGTCCGCGATGTCGCTGGACGCCGGAACGACCGGACGAATCGTCCAATTGCTTAGCCCGCTCGTGCTGACGTCTTCTCCGACCAATGCTGCGGCTCAACGCAGCTAA
- a CDS encoding UbiX family flavin prenyltransferase, which yields MTAADKRYVVGITGASGAIYGIRLAECLLQAGCIVHLLVTDAGWRVLKEELGWEVTRRQEAIERAFGERAGRIVYHPIQDIGASIASGSYRVQGMIIMPCSMGTLSSLAHGSSDNLMGRAADVMMKEGRPLIIVPRETPMHAIHLENMLKLAHMGVRIVPAMPAFYYHPKTLDDIVNFLVGKVLDILDIEHQLFRRWGEPDGTAARHEQ from the coding sequence ATGACAGCGGCGGACAAGCGTTATGTCGTAGGCATTACCGGTGCGAGCGGAGCGATTTACGGCATCCGGCTCGCGGAATGCCTGTTGCAAGCCGGATGCATTGTGCATTTGCTCGTCACGGATGCCGGATGGCGGGTGCTGAAGGAAGAGTTGGGGTGGGAAGTCACCCGGCGCCAGGAGGCCATCGAGCGGGCGTTCGGAGAACGAGCCGGCCGCATCGTATACCATCCGATCCAGGATATCGGGGCCAGCATCGCCAGCGGCTCTTACCGCGTCCAAGGGATGATCATCATGCCTTGCTCCATGGGGACGCTGTCATCGTTGGCCCATGGCTCCTCGGACAACCTGATGGGACGGGCTGCCGATGTCATGATGAAGGAAGGGCGCCCGCTCATCATCGTGCCGCGCGAGACGCCGATGCATGCGATCCATCTGGAAAATATGCTCAAGCTCGCTCATATGGGCGTGCGCATCGTGCCAGCGATGCCGGCGTTCTATTATCATCCGAAGACGTTGGACGACATCGTGAACTTCCTGGTCGGGAAGGTGCTGGACATACTCGATATCGAGCATCAATTGTTTAGAAGGTGGGGGGAACCTGATGGTACTGCAGCAAGACACGAACAATAA
- the aroH gene encoding chorismate mutase — protein sequence MYARGIRGATTVQRNDADEIRRETTVLLEHIVAENQIVPEDIVSIWITMTQDLNASFPAQAIRAMPGWEWVPLMCAVEVPVAGSLPLCIRLMVTVNTDKSQREVRHVYLNEASQLRPDLATS from the coding sequence ATGTATGCAAGGGGAATACGGGGAGCGACCACCGTCCAGCGCAATGATGCGGATGAAATACGGCGCGAGACGACCGTGTTGCTTGAACATATCGTGGCAGAGAATCAGATCGTTCCGGAGGACATCGTCAGCATATGGATTACGATGACCCAGGATCTGAACGCTTCCTTCCCGGCGCAGGCCATTCGCGCGATGCCGGGCTGGGAGTGGGTGCCGTTAATGTGCGCCGTGGAGGTGCCCGTCGCGGGCAGCCTGCCGCTGTGCATCCGCTTGATGGTAACCGTCAATACAGACAAATCGCAGAGGGAAGTGCGCCACGTGTACTTGAACGAGGCTTCCCAGCTGCGCCCGGACTTGGCCACTTCATAG
- a CDS encoding menaquinone biosynthesis protein, with the protein MVLQQDTNNNPSHIRIGRIDYTNVWPIFYHFEPKNTRAVLDMIPAVPAGLNQAMREGRIDMGPISAFAYGISSEQYTLFPNLSVSAHGRVNSIFLFLKKPLEEALRGKIALTTTSATSTNLFKIIAAKFYHARPDYIPMDPDLDAMMAEADGAVLIGDHAIRASWNNPGYEVIDLGELWRQWTGHWMTFAVWAVNRDVIREHGDDIKIIMEAFEASKRKSLLDPRPLAQEAVCTIGGTVGYWMNYFTNLNYDFDRPQQEGLQCYFQYAYELGLIDHEVRLELWSENTVG; encoded by the coding sequence ATGGTACTGCAGCAAGACACGAACAATAACCCGTCCCATATTCGCATCGGCCGCATCGATTATACGAACGTATGGCCGATATTTTATCATTTTGAGCCGAAGAACACCCGGGCTGTATTGGACATGATCCCGGCCGTTCCTGCCGGGTTGAATCAAGCGATGCGTGAAGGCAGGATTGATATGGGGCCGATTTCGGCGTTTGCTTACGGCATTTCCTCCGAGCAATATACGCTGTTCCCGAATTTGTCGGTGAGCGCGCACGGCCGCGTCAATTCCATCTTTCTCTTTTTGAAGAAGCCGCTGGAGGAAGCGCTCCGGGGCAAGATCGCATTGACGACAACGTCGGCCACGTCGACCAATCTGTTCAAGATTATCGCCGCGAAGTTCTATCATGCCCGCCCGGACTACATTCCGATGGATCCGGATCTGGACGCGATGATGGCTGAAGCGGACGGCGCCGTTCTTATCGGCGATCATGCCATCCGGGCTTCCTGGAATAATCCCGGATATGAAGTGATCGATCTCGGCGAGCTATGGCGCCAATGGACAGGACATTGGATGACCTTCGCGGTATGGGCTGTCAACCGGGATGTCATCCGCGAGCATGGCGACGATATCAAGATCATTATGGAGGCGTTCGAAGCCAGCAAGCGGAAGAGCCTTCTCGATCCGCGCCCGCTGGCGCAGGAGGCCGTTTGCACGATCGGCGGCACGGTCGGCTATTGGATGAATTATTTTACCAATTTGAATTACGATTTCGATCGTCCGCAGCAGGAAGGGCTTCAATGCTATTTCCAATACGCGTACGAGTTAGGGCTTATTGATCATGAAGTTCGGCTTGAACTCTGGTCGGAAAATACGGTTGGTTAG
- the hepT gene encoding heptaprenyl diphosphate synthase component II, whose protein sequence is MKLWDIYATMKQDVSYIEEQLERSIASDLRTLNDASLQLLKAGGKRIRPVFVLLAGKFGTYDLERLKYVAVPLELIHMASLVHDDVIDDADTRRGQLTVKAKWDNRVAMYTGDYIYGQALVLATELQDPQIHRILSKAMVQMCIGEMEQIRDFFNTSQSERQYLLRIRRKTALLIAISCQLGAIASGASAAIGRQLYRFGYNVGMAFQIRDDVLDLIGTEAQLGKPPGNDIRQGNLTLPVIYALEETGRRQALLREIERIRRMNGHTDVSSILHNIRESAGIRRAEQLAERYINKAIHALEQLPDIRARKNLRDIAYFIANRSH, encoded by the coding sequence ATGAAATTGTGGGACATATACGCGACAATGAAGCAGGATGTATCATATATCGAGGAGCAGCTGGAACGATCGATCGCAAGCGATCTCCGGACGCTGAATGACGCTTCGCTGCAGCTGCTCAAGGCTGGAGGCAAGCGTATCCGCCCGGTCTTCGTTCTCTTGGCCGGCAAATTCGGAACCTATGATCTGGAGAGACTCAAATATGTAGCCGTCCCTCTGGAACTGATTCATATGGCCTCGCTCGTTCACGACGACGTGATCGACGATGCCGATACGCGGCGGGGACAACTGACCGTCAAAGCCAAATGGGACAACCGGGTTGCCATGTATACCGGAGACTACATCTATGGGCAGGCGCTGGTGCTTGCCACCGAGCTGCAGGACCCGCAAATTCACCGCATTCTGTCGAAAGCGATGGTTCAAATGTGCATCGGGGAAATGGAGCAGATTCGGGATTTCTTCAATACGTCCCAATCCGAGCGGCAGTACCTGCTGCGAATCCGCCGCAAGACCGCGCTTCTGATCGCGATCAGCTGCCAGCTGGGAGCGATCGCTTCCGGGGCTTCGGCCGCCATCGGCCGCCAGCTGTACCGGTTCGGCTACAATGTCGGGATGGCATTCCAGATTCGTGATGACGTGCTGGATTTGATCGGCACCGAAGCGCAGTTGGGGAAGCCTCCGGGCAATGATATCCGGCAGGGCAATTTGACGCTGCCTGTCATTTATGCGCTGGAAGAGACAGGACGGCGGCAGGCGCTGCTGCGCGAGATTGAGCGTATCCGGCGCATGAACGGACATACGGATGTGTCTTCGATTTTACATAATATTCGGGAGAGCGCAGGCATCCGGCGCGCGGAGCAGCTCGCTGAACGCTATATCAACAAAGCGATTCATGCCCTGGAGCAGCTGCCTGATATCCGCGCGCGCAAAAACCTGCGGGATATTGCCTATTTTATTGCCAATCGATCCCATTAA
- a CDS encoding CheR family methyltransferase, whose translation MMHESKRQPALSSYPFGQATAEGGASSAAAGHEDEDYRHFVMEIKRLTGIDLLQYKEAQMKRRLTTLRMKNGYTTFRSFFEAIRQNPGLLDEFLDRMTINVSEFWRNPNRWVTLRDSVLPALAANAKQLRCWSAACSTGEEPYTLAMILNESGLLQRSQITATDIDENVLMKAKEACYAERSLKDVPELYRQKYFQQGPEGYRIVESLKSAIRFRKQNLLEDAFDTSLDLIICRNVMIYFTEEAKLQLYRKFADALKPGGVLFVGSTEQIFNPGQYGLETIETFFYRKMTSSV comes from the coding sequence ATGATGCATGAATCGAAGCGGCAGCCTGCCCTATCGTCCTATCCTTTCGGTCAAGCGACAGCCGAAGGCGGAGCCTCTTCCGCAGCAGCGGGACATGAGGATGAGGATTACCGGCATTTCGTGATGGAGATCAAGCGCCTGACCGGCATTGATCTGCTGCAGTACAAGGAAGCGCAAATGAAGCGGCGGTTAACGACGCTGCGCATGAAGAACGGGTATACGACCTTCCGCAGTTTTTTCGAAGCGATCCGGCAGAACCCGGGCTTGCTGGATGAATTTTTGGACCGGATGACGATTAATGTCTCCGAATTCTGGCGCAATCCGAACCGTTGGGTCACGCTGAGAGACAGCGTCCTGCCGGCGTTGGCGGCCAATGCGAAGCAGCTGCGCTGCTGGAGCGCGGCCTGCTCTACCGGAGAGGAGCCGTATACGCTGGCCATGATCTTGAATGAGTCAGGTCTGCTCCAGCGCTCCCAGATTACCGCTACCGATATAGACGAGAACGTCTTGATGAAGGCGAAGGAAGCATGCTATGCAGAGCGATCGCTGAAGGATGTCCCGGAGCTGTACCGGCAGAAATATTTTCAACAGGGGCCGGAAGGATACCGGATTGTCGAGTCATTGAAAAGCGCGATTCGGTTCCGCAAGCAGAATCTGCTGGAGGACGCGTTCGATACCTCGCTTGACCTGATCATTTGCCGCAATGTCATGATTTATTTCACGGAGGAAGCCAAACTCCAGCTGTACCGCAAATTCGCCGATGCGCTCAAACCGGGCGGGGTTCTGTTTGTGGGAAGCACGGAACAGATTTTCAATCCGGGCCAATACGGGCTGGAGACGATAGAGACGTTCTTTTACCGTAAAATGACATCTAGCGTATAA
- the ndk gene encoding nucleoside-diphosphate kinase, with translation MERTFIMVKPDGVQRGLIGDIVSRFERKGWKLVSGKLMMITREQAERHYAEHAEKPFFGELVDFITSGPVFAMIWEGDEIISLSRLMIGKTKVGEAQPGTIRGDYASHTPLNLVHGSDSQESAAREIANLFADSDIISYDRAIESWI, from the coding sequence ATGGAACGCACATTCATCATGGTCAAACCTGACGGCGTGCAAAGAGGTCTCATCGGGGACATCGTAAGCCGCTTTGAACGCAAAGGATGGAAGCTTGTATCCGGGAAATTAATGATGATTACGCGCGAACAAGCCGAACGCCATTATGCCGAGCATGCAGAAAAGCCGTTTTTTGGCGAATTGGTTGATTTCATTACTTCTGGTCCCGTGTTCGCCATGATCTGGGAAGGTGATGAGATTATCAGCTTGTCGCGCTTGATGATTGGCAAGACGAAGGTAGGAGAGGCGCAGCCAGGAACAATTCGCGGCGATTATGCGTCCCACACCCCGCTCAATCTGGTGCACGGTTCCGATTCGCAAGAAAGCGCTGCCAGAGAGATCGCGAATCTGTTCGCCGACAGCGACATTATCAGCTATGATCGCGCGATAGAGAGCTGGATCTGA
- the trpE gene encoding anthranilate synthase component I, translated as MHPHVDEVLRLSRTYPVIPVSETITADTETPIRLFQRLKQEPYAFLLESVEGGVQWARYSFIGTDPFLILQGKNGTLRITERDAVTEIHEHPLAAVKKLLRKYESPALAGMPPLTGGAIGFFGYDLVQQYERLPRHRQDDLMMNDIQFMFCDQLIVFDHVRQQLQFIVNLHLERDDTEEHIRTLYEQAKEKLRRLQEKLLAAPATELQSGRFLPGGAASELKPYRSNETRASFMDKVERAKEYIRGGDIFQVVLSQRFERQTTVDPLDVYRVLRMTNPSPYMYILKMDDETLVGTSPEALVRVNGERVETRPIAGTRPRGRTEEEDLALEEELLKDEKERAEHVMLVDLGRNDLGRVCEFGTVRCDTYMGIERYSHVMHIVSNVSGTLRRDKDFFDAFLSCLPAGTVSGAPKLRAMEIIAELEQEARGAYAGAIGYLGFNGNMDTCITIRTIIFKGGTAYVQAGAGIVWDSVPEKEYEETVNKAKALLLAIQTAEEMFECRESAASIEAPRSGRPSVQAAERAALPVNWDYYAAVQPGKKLMAERSVSQ; from the coding sequence ATGCATCCTCATGTGGATGAAGTATTGCGATTATCCCGCACTTATCCGGTTATACCGGTCTCCGAGACCATCACGGCAGATACAGAGACCCCGATACGATTGTTCCAAAGGCTGAAGCAGGAGCCTTATGCTTTTTTGCTGGAAAGCGTGGAGGGCGGAGTCCAATGGGCGCGCTACTCCTTTATCGGCACCGATCCCTTTCTGATATTGCAGGGCAAGAACGGCACGCTGCGCATTACCGAACGGGATGCCGTCACCGAGATCCACGAGCATCCGCTAGCCGCTGTGAAGAAGCTGCTGCGCAAGTATGAAAGCCCGGCCCTGGCGGGCATGCCTCCGCTGACGGGCGGAGCGATCGGATTTTTCGGCTATGATCTGGTGCAGCAGTATGAGCGTCTTCCGCGCCATCGGCAGGACGACCTGATGATGAATGATATTCAATTCATGTTCTGCGATCAGCTGATCGTATTCGACCATGTCAGGCAGCAGCTACAATTCATCGTCAATCTCCATCTGGAGCGGGACGATACGGAGGAGCATATCCGGACGCTGTACGAGCAGGCGAAGGAGAAGCTGAGACGGCTGCAGGAGAAGCTGCTGGCCGCTCCGGCCACCGAACTGCAGAGCGGCCGCTTCCTCCCGGGAGGAGCCGCCTCCGAGCTGAAGCCGTACCGTTCGAATGAGACGCGGGCGTCTTTTATGGATAAGGTGGAGCGGGCGAAGGAATACATTCGCGGCGGGGACATCTTCCAAGTCGTCCTCTCGCAGCGGTTCGAGCGGCAGACGACGGTCGATCCGCTTGATGTGTACCGGGTGCTGCGGATGACGAATCCTTCCCCGTACATGTACATTCTGAAAATGGACGACGAAACGCTCGTCGGCACCTCGCCCGAGGCGCTCGTCCGGGTGAACGGCGAGCGGGTGGAGACGCGGCCGATCGCCGGCACCCGGCCGCGCGGACGGACGGAAGAAGAGGATCTGGCGCTGGAGGAAGAGCTGCTGAAGGATGAGAAGGAGCGGGCCGAGCATGTGATGCTGGTCGACCTCGGGCGCAACGATCTCGGCCGGGTATGCGAATTCGGCACCGTTCGCTGCGATACGTATATGGGCATTGAGCGCTACTCGCATGTGATGCACATTGTATCGAACGTATCCGGCACGCTGCGCCGGGACAAAGATTTCTTCGACGCCTTCCTGTCCTGTCTGCCGGCCGGCACGGTCTCCGGCGCACCGAAGCTGCGCGCGATGGAGATTATCGCGGAGCTCGAGCAGGAAGCGCGCGGGGCGTACGCCGGCGCTATCGGTTACTTGGGCTTCAACGGCAACATGGACACCTGCATTACGATTCGAACGATTATTTTCAAGGGCGGCACCGCCTATGTTCAAGCCGGCGCCGGCATTGTATGGGATTCGGTCCCCGAGAAGGAATACGAGGAGACGGTCAACAAGGCGAAGGCGCTGCTGCTCGCCATTCAGACGGCGGAGGAGATGTTCGAATGCAGGGAATCCGCTGCATCCATCGAAGCGCCGAGGAGCGGCCGTCCTTCCGTCCAGGCTGCGGAGCGGGCCGCGCTCCCGGTCAATTGGGACTACTACGCGGCTGTCCAACCGGGCAAGAAGCTTATGGCAGAAAGGAGCGTATCGCAATGA